One part of the Pyxidicoccus trucidator genome encodes these proteins:
- a CDS encoding glycosyl hydrolase family 18 protein, with translation MTTRSATKPWGAVLLGLCTLLGGCGGGKPDATGLPGAPQAVTAEAADTLALVRWTPPSTDGGNPLMYYMVRCEPICGGAIVTSDVMQATVRGLNNGFSYVFKVSAVNVMGEGPSSLPTETVTPRAGTEVANPTVPGQPRAIRATAGNKAMYLSWVPPASFGGRPLSSYRITVEPGGATVTVPPTEVKVLIPDLLNGVPYRFKVVATNEVGDGPEAATPLVRPQAGGAPASWVSGYWVGYAAAVGSELPVEEVDLSGLTHLIVGRFKPGIYGWVNPDLDIHPNPDHGRRVAKELAQRAREHGRKALMLLGGEGEHDNFVLATAPESRATFVHNLIRLMDELGFDGIDVDWEPIDLAAERSPARECTPNEDCPEETPRPDDGERLLALLDDLRAARPGIILTVPVYPENLNFGISRARAEFMAQLAARVDQLNIMTYAMSYHLSGWESWHTSPVLGHTPNRPASVDGSVQLYLAAGVPAGRLGVGIGFFGQCFRGVTEPRIPFANRPGAYVGPGDNRMSFNFIMRDYYEPRAYRWDDEAQASYLSFNLPAGPELCDYISYEDERSIAAKGRYVRDQGLGGAIIWTINQGYLPREPEGQRNPLIQSLKRAFLDP, from the coding sequence ATGACAACGCGGTCAGCGACGAAGCCGTGGGGGGCGGTTCTGCTCGGACTCTGCACGCTGCTGGGAGGCTGTGGAGGCGGGAAGCCCGACGCCACGGGGCTGCCTGGTGCCCCGCAGGCGGTGACGGCCGAGGCCGCGGACACCCTCGCGCTGGTGCGGTGGACGCCTCCCTCGACGGATGGCGGCAACCCGCTCATGTATTACATGGTCCGCTGCGAGCCCATCTGTGGCGGCGCCATCGTCACGTCGGACGTGATGCAGGCCACCGTGCGCGGGCTCAACAACGGCTTCTCCTACGTCTTCAAGGTGTCGGCGGTGAACGTCATGGGGGAAGGCCCTTCCTCCCTGCCGACGGAGACTGTGACGCCGCGGGCTGGCACGGAGGTGGCGAACCCCACCGTCCCCGGCCAGCCCCGGGCCATCCGCGCGACGGCGGGCAACAAGGCCATGTACCTGAGCTGGGTGCCACCCGCGAGCTTCGGGGGGCGCCCTCTGAGTTCCTACCGCATCACCGTGGAGCCGGGCGGCGCCACGGTGACGGTGCCTCCGACGGAGGTGAAGGTCCTCATTCCCGACCTGCTCAATGGAGTGCCCTACCGCTTCAAGGTGGTGGCCACCAACGAGGTGGGGGATGGCCCCGAAGCAGCCACCCCGTTGGTGCGGCCCCAGGCAGGCGGAGCGCCTGCGAGCTGGGTGTCGGGCTACTGGGTCGGCTATGCGGCGGCGGTGGGCTCCGAGCTCCCGGTGGAGGAGGTGGACCTGTCGGGCCTCACCCACCTCATCGTCGGCCGCTTCAAGCCGGGAATCTATGGCTGGGTGAACCCAGACCTGGACATCCACCCGAACCCCGACCACGGGCGCCGCGTCGCGAAGGAGCTGGCGCAGCGGGCGCGTGAGCATGGACGCAAGGCCTTGATGCTGCTGGGCGGCGAAGGCGAGCACGACAACTTCGTGCTGGCCACCGCCCCCGAGTCGCGCGCCACCTTCGTACACAACCTCATCCGGCTCATGGACGAGCTGGGCTTCGACGGCATCGACGTGGACTGGGAGCCCATCGACCTGGCGGCCGAGAGATCTCCCGCCAGGGAATGCACTCCCAACGAGGACTGCCCTGAGGAGACGCCCCGGCCCGATGACGGTGAGCGACTGCTGGCGCTGCTGGATGACCTGCGCGCGGCGCGGCCCGGCATCATCCTCACCGTGCCGGTGTACCCGGAGAACCTCAACTTCGGGATAAGCCGCGCGAGGGCGGAGTTCATGGCGCAGCTCGCGGCGCGAGTCGACCAGCTGAACATCATGACCTACGCCATGAGCTACCACTTGTCGGGCTGGGAGAGCTGGCACACCAGCCCGGTGCTGGGCCATACGCCCAACCGCCCCGCCTCCGTGGATGGCTCCGTCCAGCTCTACCTGGCGGCGGGGGTTCCCGCGGGGCGGCTGGGGGTGGGCATCGGCTTCTTCGGGCAGTGCTTCCGGGGCGTGACGGAGCCACGCATCCCGTTCGCCAACCGCCCGGGCGCGTACGTGGGGCCGGGCGACAACCGGATGAGCTTCAACTTCATCATGAGGGACTACTACGAGCCCCGGGCGTACCGCTGGGACGACGAAGCGCAGGCGTCGTACCTGTCCTTCAACCTGCCGGCCGGCCCCGAGCTCTGCGACTACATCTCCTATGAGGACGAGCGGTCCATCGCGGCCAAGGGCCGGTATGTGAGGGACCAGGGCCTGGGCGGGGCCATCATCTGGACCATCAACCAGGGCTATCTCCCCCGGGAGCCCGAGGGGCAGCGCAACCCGCTCATCCAGTCCCTGAAGCGCGCGTTCCTGGACCCGTGA
- a CDS encoding M3 family metallopeptidase yields MRKLFFAGAGMAVLVSAGCATTAQPAQESRNMASVPSTPAAPGTPAATDSNPLLASWAGPYGGVPPFAQVKVEHFKPAFEVAMEELRREIAAIVAETSAPDFENTIVALEATGKTFSDVETLYGIWSGSMSNPEVQALQRELAPKLAAFDDEIYQNAALFKRIDAVYNSPEKAKLTPEQQRLTWLLYTRFARMGAKLDTAAKQQLAAINQRLASLYTSFSQNVLADEEGYTVVLESEADLAGLPDSVRAGAAAAAELRGLKGKWVITNTRSSMEPFLTYSARRDLREKVWRNYVNRGDNKDARDNNATIAEVLKLRAERAKLLGYETHAHWRLENTMAKSPARAMALMEAVWKPAVARVHEEVRDMQAVADKEGAKLKIEPWDYRYYAEKVRKAKYDLDQNEVKPYLQLEKLREGMFWVAGELFGFAFTPVSDVPVYHPDVRVWEVKDQASGRHVGLWYFDPYARQGKRSGAWMNAYRTQERFRGEVTTIVSNNSNFVKGGPGEPVLISWEDASTLFHEFGHALHGLSSNVTYPSLAGTAVARDYVEFPSQLLEHWLATPEVLNTYALHYQTGKAIPKALVSRIEKASTFNQGFATVEYLSSALIDMKLHLAGATPIDPDAFERDTLNALGMPKEIVMRHRTPQFGHVFAGDGYSAGYYSYLWSDTLTADAYEAFTAGKGAYDKAVAEKLRKNVFSVGNTLDPAEAYRGFRGRDAGIDALMRKRGFPVPRAAAQAKDTK; encoded by the coding sequence ATGCGTAAGCTCTTCTTCGCCGGCGCGGGCATGGCCGTGCTCGTGTCCGCCGGTTGCGCGACAACCGCCCAGCCCGCCCAGGAGTCCCGGAACATGGCTTCCGTCCCCAGCACCCCCGCCGCTCCCGGCACCCCCGCCGCCACCGACTCGAACCCGCTGCTCGCGAGCTGGGCCGGCCCCTATGGCGGAGTCCCCCCGTTCGCCCAGGTGAAGGTGGAGCACTTCAAGCCCGCGTTCGAGGTGGCCATGGAGGAGCTCCGCCGCGAAATCGCCGCCATCGTCGCCGAGACTTCCGCGCCTGACTTCGAGAACACGATTGTCGCGCTGGAGGCCACGGGGAAGACCTTCTCCGACGTGGAGACGCTCTACGGCATCTGGAGCGGCTCCATGAGCAACCCGGAGGTCCAGGCGCTCCAGCGGGAGCTGGCGCCGAAGCTCGCGGCCTTCGACGACGAAATCTACCAGAACGCGGCGCTCTTCAAGCGCATCGACGCCGTCTACAACTCGCCCGAGAAGGCGAAGCTGACGCCCGAGCAGCAGCGGCTCACCTGGCTGCTCTACACGCGCTTCGCCCGCATGGGCGCGAAGCTGGATACGGCGGCGAAGCAGCAGCTGGCCGCCATCAACCAGCGCCTCGCGTCGCTCTACACGTCCTTCAGCCAGAACGTGCTCGCCGACGAGGAGGGCTACACCGTCGTCCTGGAGTCCGAGGCCGACCTCGCGGGGCTGCCCGACTCCGTGCGCGCCGGCGCGGCGGCCGCGGCCGAGTTGCGCGGCCTGAAGGGCAAGTGGGTCATCACCAACACGCGCTCCTCCATGGAGCCGTTCCTGACGTACTCGGCCCGCCGGGACTTGCGTGAGAAGGTGTGGCGCAACTACGTCAACCGCGGCGACAACAAGGACGCGCGCGACAACAACGCCACCATCGCCGAGGTGCTGAAGCTGCGCGCCGAGCGCGCGAAGCTGCTGGGCTACGAGACGCACGCCCATTGGCGGCTGGAGAACACCATGGCGAAGTCGCCCGCGCGCGCCATGGCGCTGATGGAGGCCGTCTGGAAGCCCGCGGTGGCCCGTGTCCACGAGGAGGTGCGGGACATGCAGGCCGTGGCGGACAAGGAGGGTGCGAAGCTGAAAATCGAGCCCTGGGACTACCGCTACTACGCGGAGAAGGTCCGCAAGGCGAAGTACGACCTGGACCAGAACGAGGTGAAGCCCTACCTCCAGTTGGAGAAGCTGCGCGAGGGCATGTTCTGGGTGGCGGGCGAGCTGTTCGGCTTCGCCTTCACCCCGGTGAGCGACGTGCCCGTCTACCACCCCGACGTCCGCGTCTGGGAGGTGAAGGACCAGGCCAGCGGCCGTCACGTGGGCCTCTGGTACTTCGACCCGTACGCCCGCCAGGGCAAGCGCTCCGGCGCGTGGATGAACGCCTACCGCACCCAGGAGCGGTTCCGCGGCGAAGTCACGACCATCGTCTCCAACAACTCCAACTTCGTGAAGGGCGGGCCCGGCGAGCCGGTGCTCATCAGCTGGGAGGACGCCTCCACGCTGTTCCACGAGTTCGGCCACGCGCTGCACGGCCTCAGCTCCAACGTGACGTACCCGTCGCTGGCGGGCACCGCCGTGGCGCGTGACTACGTGGAGTTCCCCTCGCAGCTGCTGGAGCACTGGCTGGCCACGCCCGAGGTGCTCAACACCTACGCGCTGCACTACCAGACGGGGAAGGCGATTCCGAAGGCGCTGGTGTCCCGCATCGAGAAGGCCTCCACCTTCAACCAGGGCTTCGCCACGGTGGAGTACCTGTCCAGCGCGCTCATCGACATGAAGCTGCACCTGGCGGGGGCCACGCCCATCGACCCGGACGCCTTCGAGCGCGACACGCTGAACGCGCTGGGCATGCCGAAGGAAATCGTCATGCGCCACCGCACGCCGCAGTTCGGCCACGTGTTCGCGGGCGACGGGTACTCGGCGGGCTACTACAGCTACCTGTGGTCCGACACGCTGACGGCGGACGCCTACGAGGCCTTCACGGCGGGCAAGGGCGCCTACGACAAGGCGGTGGCCGAGAAGCTGCGCAAGAACGTCTTCTCCGTGGGCAACACGCTGGACCCGGCCGAGGCCTACCGAGGCTTCCGCGGCCGTGACGCGGGCATCGACGCGCTGATGCGCAAGCGCGGCTTCCCCGTCCCGCGCGCGGCGGCGCAGGCGAAGGACACGAAGTAG
- a CDS encoding M20 family peptidase has protein sequence MKRLLLLLLLGLCLLAGVLVVRALRFTSRQVVPESAAPFSVDADAAAARLAGALRLKTVAASEGVPAEDAAFTALHDYLRAQFPRVHAALRREPVGPHSALYTWAGTDTSLKPALLLGHLDVVPVEPGTEAAWTRPPFSGDVADGYVWGRGSLDDKGSVLAILEAVEALLAAGYQPKRTVLLAFGGDEEVGGHAGAEAMARLLRERNVTLESVLDEGGMMLTGTVPGVAAPVALVGVAEKGFVSVELGVEGEGGHSSMPPKQTAVGILSRAVTRLEEHPMPAELRGGSRALFEYMGPEMPFGLRLLFANLWLFEPLVLRQLSAQPSTNAAVRTTTAATMFEGSVKDNVLPARARAVVNFRILPGDTVEGVLAHVRRVVEDSRVKLRTLDFQSEASPVSRTDSEAWGVLQRSIRQVFPEALVSPYLMVGAADARYFTGLSDSVYRFMPLRLEREDLPRLHGRDERVSVQGYAGAVRFYAQYLRNTAG, from the coding sequence ATGAAACGCCTCCTCCTGCTGCTCCTCCTTGGCCTCTGCCTGCTGGCTGGCGTCCTCGTGGTGCGGGCGCTCCGCTTCACCTCCCGCCAGGTCGTCCCGGAGTCCGCGGCGCCGTTCTCCGTGGACGCGGACGCGGCGGCGGCCCGACTCGCGGGGGCGCTGCGGCTCAAGACAGTCGCGGCGTCAGAGGGGGTGCCGGCCGAGGACGCCGCCTTCACCGCGCTCCATGACTACCTGCGGGCGCAGTTCCCCCGCGTCCACGCGGCGCTGCGGCGCGAGCCGGTGGGCCCGCACTCCGCCCTCTACACCTGGGCGGGCACGGACACGTCCCTCAAGCCCGCGCTGCTGCTGGGGCACCTGGACGTGGTGCCCGTGGAGCCCGGCACCGAGGCGGCCTGGACGCGCCCTCCGTTCAGCGGCGACGTGGCGGACGGGTACGTGTGGGGCCGGGGCTCGCTGGACGACAAGGGCAGCGTGCTGGCCATCCTCGAGGCAGTGGAGGCGCTGCTGGCCGCGGGGTACCAGCCGAAGCGCACGGTGCTGCTGGCCTTCGGCGGGGACGAGGAGGTGGGCGGCCACGCGGGCGCGGAGGCCATGGCGCGCCTGCTCCGCGAGCGGAACGTGACGCTGGAGTCCGTGCTGGACGAGGGGGGGATGATGTTGACGGGCACCGTCCCGGGCGTGGCGGCGCCGGTGGCCCTGGTGGGCGTGGCGGAGAAGGGCTTCGTCAGCGTGGAGCTGGGGGTGGAGGGGGAGGGCGGCCACTCGTCCATGCCCCCGAAGCAGACGGCCGTGGGCATCCTCAGCCGCGCCGTCACGCGCCTGGAGGAACATCCGATGCCGGCGGAGCTGCGCGGGGGCAGCCGGGCGCTCTTCGAGTACATGGGGCCGGAGATGCCCTTCGGCCTGCGGCTGCTCTTCGCCAACCTGTGGCTCTTCGAGCCGCTGGTGCTGCGCCAGTTGAGCGCCCAGCCCTCCACCAACGCGGCGGTGCGCACCACCACCGCGGCCACCATGTTCGAGGGCAGCGTGAAGGACAACGTGCTGCCGGCGCGTGCTCGCGCGGTGGTGAACTTCCGCATCCTCCCCGGCGACACCGTGGAGGGCGTGCTCGCGCACGTGCGCCGCGTGGTGGAGGACTCCCGGGTGAAGCTGCGCACGCTGGACTTCCAGAGCGAGGCCTCGCCGGTGTCACGGACGGACTCGGAGGCCTGGGGCGTGCTGCAGCGGAGCATCCGCCAGGTGTTCCCCGAGGCCCTCGTCTCCCCCTACCTCATGGTGGGCGCCGCCGACGCGCGCTACTTCACCGGGCTGAGCGACAGCGTCTACCGCTTCATGCCCCTGCGCCTGGAGCGCGAGGACCTCCCGCGCCTGCATGGCCGCGACGAGCGCGTGTCCGTGCAGGGCTACGCGGGCGCGGTGCGCTTCTACGCTCAATACCTGCGCAACACCGCCGGCTGA
- the thiD gene encoding bifunctional hydroxymethylpyrimidine kinase/phosphomethylpyrimidine kinase, producing the protein METLKPVPTALTIAGSDSGGGAGIQADLATFAFHRVHGTSAVTAVTAQNTLGVTRVDVLPAASVAAQIDAVAVDLGAGAVKTGMLVNPDIISVVAARLRELKLGPLVVDPVMVSRAGARLIDDAAVGALKELLLPLATVATPNRYEAELLAGLELRTLEDMRAAARRIHRLGPRAVLVKGGGMEGALRGTDVWFDGEHLVTLHLRAVETRNTHGTGCTLSAAIAAHLALGRDALEATRRAKAYVTAALEHPLALGRGPGPFSHFFPLDDQAPGTTPQGP; encoded by the coding sequence ATGGAGACCCTGAAGCCCGTCCCGACAGCGCTCACCATCGCCGGCTCGGACAGCGGTGGCGGCGCCGGCATCCAGGCCGACCTGGCCACCTTCGCGTTCCACCGCGTCCATGGCACCAGCGCGGTGACGGCCGTCACCGCGCAGAACACGCTGGGCGTCACCCGGGTGGACGTACTGCCCGCCGCCTCCGTCGCCGCGCAAATCGACGCGGTGGCGGTGGACCTCGGCGCCGGCGCGGTGAAGACGGGCATGCTCGTCAACCCGGACATCATCTCCGTGGTGGCCGCGCGGCTGCGCGAGCTGAAGCTGGGCCCGCTGGTGGTGGACCCCGTCATGGTGTCCCGGGCCGGGGCGCGGCTCATCGACGACGCGGCGGTGGGGGCGCTGAAGGAGCTGCTGCTGCCGCTGGCCACCGTCGCCACGCCCAACCGGTACGAGGCCGAGCTGCTCGCGGGCCTGGAGCTGCGCACGCTGGAGGACATGCGCGCGGCCGCGCGCCGCATCCACCGGCTGGGCCCCCGGGCGGTGCTGGTGAAGGGCGGGGGCATGGAGGGGGCGCTGCGCGGAACGGACGTCTGGTTCGACGGCGAGCACCTGGTGACGCTGCACCTGCGCGCGGTGGAGACGCGCAACACCCACGGCACCGGCTGCACGCTGTCCGCGGCCATCGCCGCGCACCTGGCGCTGGGACGGGACGCGCTGGAGGCCACGCGGCGCGCCAAGGCCTACGTCACCGCCGCGCTGGAGCACCCGCTGGCGCTGGGCAGGGGCCCGGGGCCCTTCAGCCACTTCTTCCCGCTGGACGACCAGGCCCCCGGGACGACTCCCCAGGGGCCCTGA
- a CDS encoding DUF4215 domain-containing protein, which yields MRTPSRHTPRIARLVLASLLVALAACGGGGGSSKPDGGSTPDPTDSGVDSGTLTCGDRERQPTEACDDGNAVSGDGCNADCSVVESGWSCDTAGRPCIRTEGCGNGRVEAPEACDDRNITSNDGCSATCTVEAGWNCPQSGGRCQAAACGDRIIAGDEECEDGNSAAGDGCSNVCRLESGWKCPTVGQACARTNCGDNVREGTEQCDDGNHDMGDGCSPLCVKEPDCTDGVCQAVCGDGVMLPNSTAEECDDGNARANDGCSPTCVLEDGYACQVIKDAPPATVSIPVVYRDFRGYDLPAGNGLPRGHIDFENSNAGHETGIVAATLGSDGKPVYGKEGVTSGNTHGRAAFDQWYRDVANVNMTVVSTLDLARQANGSYVFDDQSFFPLDSAGWVAAGRESLRSGGHNFNFTSEARYWFEYKGTEVLIFRGDDDVWVFINGRRALDLGGVHGPLEGTITLSSQATALDLDVGGIYEVVVLQAERHTTGSSYKLTLNNFETQRTVCTATCGNGTVDSGEECDDIANDGGYGQCGRGCVWGPRCGDGIQQSDNGEECDDANSNPRDGCDNTCKLIIG from the coding sequence ATGCGGACCCCCTCCAGGCATACCCCCCGAATCGCGAGACTCGTGCTCGCTTCTCTTCTTGTCGCCCTCGCCGCATGTGGAGGCGGCGGTGGCTCCTCGAAGCCGGATGGCGGCTCCACCCCGGACCCGACGGACTCCGGCGTGGACTCGGGCACCCTCACCTGTGGTGATCGCGAGCGCCAGCCCACCGAGGCCTGTGACGACGGCAACGCGGTGAGCGGCGACGGCTGCAACGCGGACTGCTCCGTCGTGGAGTCCGGCTGGTCCTGCGACACCGCCGGCCGACCCTGCATCCGCACCGAGGGCTGTGGCAACGGCCGCGTCGAGGCCCCCGAGGCGTGCGACGACCGGAACATCACCTCCAATGACGGCTGCAGCGCCACCTGCACGGTGGAGGCGGGCTGGAACTGCCCGCAGTCCGGTGGCCGCTGCCAGGCCGCGGCGTGCGGTGACCGCATCATCGCCGGCGACGAGGAGTGCGAGGACGGCAACAGCGCCGCGGGCGACGGCTGCAGCAACGTGTGTCGCCTGGAGTCCGGCTGGAAGTGCCCCACCGTCGGCCAGGCCTGCGCGCGCACCAACTGTGGCGACAACGTGCGCGAGGGCACCGAGCAGTGCGACGACGGCAACCATGACATGGGTGACGGCTGCTCGCCCCTGTGCGTGAAGGAGCCGGACTGCACCGACGGCGTCTGCCAGGCGGTGTGCGGCGACGGCGTCATGCTGCCCAACAGCACCGCCGAGGAGTGCGACGACGGCAACGCCCGCGCCAACGACGGCTGCTCGCCGACCTGTGTGCTCGAGGATGGCTACGCGTGCCAGGTCATCAAGGACGCCCCGCCGGCCACCGTGTCCATCCCCGTCGTCTACCGTGACTTCCGCGGCTATGACCTGCCGGCGGGGAACGGCCTGCCGAGGGGCCACATCGACTTCGAGAACAGCAACGCTGGCCATGAGACGGGAATCGTTGCGGCCACCCTGGGCAGCGACGGCAAGCCCGTGTACGGCAAGGAGGGCGTCACCTCCGGCAACACCCATGGCAGGGCGGCGTTCGACCAGTGGTACCGCGACGTGGCGAACGTCAACATGACCGTCGTCAGCACGCTGGACCTCGCGCGCCAGGCGAATGGCTCGTACGTGTTCGACGACCAGAGCTTCTTCCCGCTCGACAGCGCGGGCTGGGTGGCCGCGGGCAGGGAGTCGCTCCGCTCCGGTGGGCACAACTTCAACTTCACCAGCGAGGCCCGCTACTGGTTCGAGTACAAGGGCACCGAGGTGCTCATCTTCCGCGGTGACGACGACGTGTGGGTGTTCATCAACGGCCGCCGTGCGCTGGACCTGGGCGGCGTCCACGGGCCGCTGGAAGGCACCATCACCCTGTCCTCGCAGGCCACCGCGCTGGACCTGGACGTGGGCGGCATCTACGAGGTCGTGGTGCTCCAGGCCGAGCGCCACACCACCGGCTCCTCCTACAAGCTCACGCTCAACAACTTCGAGACCCAGCGCACGGTGTGCACCGCGACGTGCGGCAACGGCACCGTGGACTCGGGCGAGGAGTGCGACGACATCGCCAATGACGGCGGCTACGGGCAGTGCGGCCGTGGCTGCGTCTGGGGTCCCCGCTGCGGCGACGGCATCCAGCAGTCCGACAACGGCGAGGAGTGCGACGACGCCAACTCGAACCCCCGCGACGGCTGCGACAACACCTGCAAGCTCATCATCGGCTGA
- a CDS encoding carbonic anhydrase, with translation MTPYERIFENNRRWAEEQRRTDPEYFSKLSIEQRPDFLYIGCSDSRVPANQIMGLPPGDVFVHRNVANLVNNVDLNVMSVITYGVVHLDVKHIIVCGHYGCGGVKAAMQPKDLGLLNPWLRNIRDVYRIHKAELDAIKDETQRYDRLVEINVTEQCINIIKTAAVQKSYLKQGYPTVHAWVFDMRNGVLNDLKLDFRETLRNIQQVYDLTGTLLE, from the coding sequence GTGACTCCCTACGAGCGGATCTTCGAGAACAACCGCCGCTGGGCCGAGGAGCAGCGGCGGACGGACCCGGAGTACTTCTCCAAGCTCTCCATCGAGCAGCGCCCGGACTTCCTCTACATCGGCTGCTCCGACAGCCGCGTGCCGGCGAACCAAATCATGGGCCTGCCGCCCGGCGACGTCTTCGTGCACCGCAACGTCGCCAACCTGGTGAACAACGTCGACCTCAACGTGATGTCGGTCATCACCTACGGCGTCGTGCACCTCGACGTGAAGCACATCATCGTCTGCGGCCACTATGGCTGCGGCGGCGTGAAGGCCGCCATGCAGCCGAAGGACCTGGGCCTCCTCAACCCCTGGCTGCGCAACATCCGGGACGTGTACCGCATCCACAAGGCGGAGCTGGACGCCATCAAGGATGAGACGCAGCGCTACGACAGGCTGGTGGAAATCAACGTCACCGAGCAGTGCATCAACATCATCAAGACGGCCGCGGTGCAGAAGTCCTACCTCAAGCAGGGCTACCCCACGGTGCATGCCTGGGTGTTCGACATGCGCAACGGCGTGCTCAACGACCTGAAGCTCGACTTCCGGGAGACGCTGCGCAACATCCAGCAGGTCTACGACTTGACGGGCACGCTCCTGGAGTAG
- a CDS encoding tetratricopeptide repeat protein has translation MAMDDTASPEQVVRGMLDRANELGEAGQFEEALSLYEEVIQWFGGTLSPAVRLQVLRALVNKALALVQLDRPEAVLAACDESLHQFGGSPEPMLREGVVRVLLYKCVALGQLGRSEEGVAVCDEALQRLEGTTELIQRELMSEALLRKAVFLRFLGRAEEALPVHDELVRRFSKAPEAELRMQAAKSLMFKASLLGRLGRDEESLVAFEEVARRFGDERALDLRVEVARALVCRAELLGQLRRVEEALVGFDEVVRRYADAAEPPLRERVANALNSAGFALLHEAKRLWAQEQERALAVLERARQRVAATLERRPGEPLALGNAGYIAFLQGRHDEARSLLTEALRLGGESVRQTGLNDAALHPIPEDEAFRALLHSL, from the coding sequence ATGGCGATGGATGACACGGCGAGCCCCGAGCAGGTGGTGCGGGGGATGCTCGACAGGGCCAACGAGCTGGGCGAGGCGGGGCAGTTCGAAGAGGCGCTCTCCCTCTACGAAGAGGTCATCCAGTGGTTCGGAGGGACGCTGTCGCCGGCCGTGCGCCTCCAGGTCCTCCGAGCGCTCGTCAACAAGGCGCTGGCGCTGGTGCAGCTGGACAGGCCCGAGGCGGTGCTGGCCGCCTGTGACGAGTCCCTCCACCAGTTCGGCGGCTCCCCCGAGCCGATGCTGCGAGAGGGGGTGGTCCGGGTGCTCCTCTACAAGTGCGTGGCCCTGGGGCAGCTGGGCCGCTCCGAGGAGGGTGTCGCCGTCTGCGACGAGGCCCTCCAGCGGCTGGAGGGCACCACGGAGCTCATCCAGCGCGAGCTGATGTCCGAGGCGCTCCTGCGCAAGGCGGTGTTCCTGCGCTTCCTGGGCCGCGCGGAGGAGGCGCTGCCCGTCCACGACGAGCTGGTGCGGCGCTTCAGCAAGGCGCCCGAGGCGGAGCTGCGGATGCAGGCCGCGAAGTCGCTCATGTTCAAGGCGTCCCTGCTGGGCCGGCTGGGCAGGGACGAGGAGTCGCTGGTCGCCTTCGAGGAGGTGGCGCGGCGCTTCGGCGACGAGCGCGCGCTGGACCTGCGGGTGGAGGTGGCGCGGGCGCTGGTGTGCCGGGCGGAGCTGCTGGGGCAGTTGCGGCGGGTGGAGGAGGCGCTGGTGGGCTTCGACGAGGTGGTGCGCCGGTACGCCGACGCGGCGGAGCCCCCGCTGCGCGAGCGCGTGGCCAATGCCCTCAACAGCGCGGGCTTCGCGCTGCTCCACGAGGCCAAGCGGCTGTGGGCCCAGGAGCAGGAGCGGGCCCTGGCCGTGCTGGAGCGGGCGCGGCAGCGGGTGGCGGCGACGCTGGAGCGCCGGCCGGGCGAGCCGCTGGCGCTGGGCAACGCGGGCTACATCGCCTTCCTCCAGGGCCGGCATGACGAGGCGCGCTCGCTGCTGACGGAGGCCCTGCGCCTGGGCGGCGAGTCCGTGCGGCAGACGGGGCTCAATGACGCCGCCCTCCACCCCATCCCCGAGGACGAGGCGTTCCGCGCGCTGCTCCACTCACTGTGA
- a CDS encoding SAM-dependent methyltransferase codes for MDSNELASVPGVNPLIPDASRIYDYTLGGTHNFEADRQAAEFMFSMVPSTRKWVRMLRAGLQTAARRLGAEGFTHWVDFASGLPTADHVHTVLPDARVLYSDLSPLTISSAKHLLGDNPRVRYLECDIRRAGDFLKRPDVEAFLEGQRRVAFGANAITVFLSAEDNRRFFRDLYDWAAPGSKLFTTFETKEAAKTTPQWEQFIGMFERMGEPFHLYSLPEYLDICGPWAQDRMGVVPVREFLGLPPEYITEADRENIGVEFYAVILEKR; via the coding sequence ATGGATTCCAATGAGCTGGCGAGCGTGCCAGGCGTCAACCCCCTGATTCCGGACGCCTCCCGCATCTACGACTACACCCTGGGCGGCACCCACAACTTCGAGGCCGACCGGCAGGCCGCCGAGTTCATGTTCTCGATGGTGCCTTCCACCCGGAAGTGGGTGCGCATGCTGCGCGCCGGCCTGCAGACCGCCGCCCGGCGCCTGGGCGCGGAGGGCTTCACGCACTGGGTGGATTTCGCCTCGGGGCTGCCGACGGCGGACCACGTGCACACGGTGCTGCCGGACGCGCGGGTGCTCTACAGCGACCTCAGCCCGCTGACCATCAGCTCGGCGAAGCACCTGCTGGGGGACAACCCGCGCGTGCGGTACCTCGAGTGCGACATCCGCCGGGCAGGCGACTTCCTGAAGCGGCCCGACGTGGAGGCCTTCCTGGAGGGCCAGCGCCGCGTCGCCTTCGGCGCCAACGCCATCACCGTGTTCCTGTCCGCCGAGGACAACCGGCGGTTCTTCCGAGACTTGTACGACTGGGCCGCGCCGGGCTCGAAGCTCTTCACCACCTTCGAGACGAAGGAGGCGGCGAAGACGACGCCACAGTGGGAGCAGTTCATCGGCATGTTCGAGCGGATGGGCGAGCCGTTCCATCTCTACTCGCTGCCCGAGTACCTGGACATCTGCGGCCCCTGGGCGCAGGACCGCATGGGCGTGGTGCCGGTGCGCGAGTTCCTCGGCCTGCCGCCCGAGTACATCACCGAGGCGGACCGAGAGAATATCGGCGTCGAGTTCTACGCCGTCATCCTCGAGAAGCGCTGA